DNA from Kitasatospora herbaricolor:
GGGCTGGCTGTCCGCACGTCTGGTCCGCCTTCCCGAGGGCTCGTCGGGCGGCGGCCCGCCACCCTGGGCGGGAGTCTGGCAGCCGGGTGCCGCCGCCGCAACCGAGTTGTCGGTTCAGGGCGTTGCCCCTCGGACGGCGGCTCCGGACGGGCGGGCCGGGCCGGAGCGGTCGGATCGGATCGGGCCGGGTCGGGTCAGGTCGGGCCGGGTCAGGTCGGGCCGGATCGGGCGGTCAGGCCTCGCCGGGGCGCCAGGCGGGCCACTCCCAGGGGCGGTCCTCCCAGTGCACCCGCTCCGGGTCGTGCGGGTCGAGGTCGGGGAAGAGCTGGTGCAGGCGGGGCTCGAACTCCTCGGGCGCGAGCGGCTCCCAGCCGGCGCCCTCGAAGTGGACCAGCCGGTAGCGGCTGTCGGTCCGGAACCCGGCGATCTCGACCAGCGGTTTCAGGGGGGTGTCGGTGCTCATGGGTCAAGGATGTGGCGGACGCCGGGGCTTCGCACCCGGCCCGCACCCGTTCGGTGCCCTCCGGTCACCCGGCCACGCCGGGGCCCGTCGCCCCCGCGCGCCGCCGCCCGGCCGATCGTCGACCGGTCATGTCCGGCGCGTCCCGTGCTCGTTGAACAGCGCGACGGGCCGCGCGGGCCCGCACAGGAGGACGAGCGCGATGGACCACCTTCGGTACGACGGGCAACCCGGCGGGCAGTACGCCCCGCAGCACGGGCAGGAGCAGGACCAGCTGCCGGAGCACGGGCGGGAGGGAACACGAGGGCGGCCGGCAGCGGCGGAGCCGGCCCGCGTCCGGCGCCGCCGGCTGGTGGCACTGCCCACCTCCGGGATGCTGGTGGTGATGGCGGCCGTCCTGGTGATGTGCGGCCCGGGCGCGCAGGGCGGCGAGGACGGGCCCGCCAGGCTATCCGGACCGTCCGCCGGCCCGGCCGGGCCGAGCCCCGAACCGCTGCCGCCACCGCCCTGGGGCGCCCTGCCGACCCCGGCGCCCGCCCCGGCTCCGGCTCCCGTCGCCGAGCCGGCGGCGGCCCCGGCCCCCCAGGACGCCGCGACTGCGGACGGCGCGGCCGGCGGCCCCGAACCCGCACCGCCCGCGGCGGACTCCCCCGCCGCGGGCACGGACGGCACCGAGGGCGCCGGCGGGGCGGGCGGAGCCGCCGGCAGGGGACCGGCCCCGCAGCGCCCGGCGCGGCCGAAGGCCTCCCGGGGCCCTGCGGCGCAGCAGGGGCCCGCCCCGGCGCCCGGCCCGGCGGCCCCGCCCGCCGCCAAGTCGCTCTGCGCGAAGGCCGAGGAGCTGGGCCAGTGGCCGGCCGGCTCGGCGCAGGCCGCGATGTGCCGTGGCATGTACGGCGGTTGACGGAACAGCCGTCCCAGGGCGGTCGACGGACCAGCCTGTGTGGCGACGGCCGGGCCCGGGCGCCGGGCCTGGCGCTCCGGGCTGCGACCGCCGTACCGTCACTCCGGCAGCAGGCCGCCCAGGCCCCGTTCCAGCCGGGGCGACAGGACGGATGCCAGGGTGTCGGTGATGTGGCCGCTGTCCCGGTAGAGCAGCACGCCCTGCAGGACTGCCGGGCAGTCCGGTCCGGTGCCCGGGCAGAGCACCGGACCGACGTCCAGCACCCTGATGCCGTACCGCGCCGCGAGGCCGCCCGCCAGCAGCGGGTCGGCCTCGAAGGCCGTGTCCCGCGGGAAGAAGCAGGCGTCCGAACGACCGTCCGAGGCGGCCAGGCAGGTCGGGATGTCCTTGCCCGGCATGGGGGTGTCGGCCAGGTAGGCGAGCGGGGCGCCCAGCGCGGAGAGCCGGTCCAGGGTGTGCCGCCAGCCGTCGGCGCGTTCCCCGGCGCCGCCGTAGCGGTTCAGGCCGGACAGCACGATCAGGCGCGGGGCCGGGCCGCTCGCCAGCCGGGCGAGGGTGTTCTCCCGCCAGCGGTCGCACTCGGTGAAGGTCCGTCCGAGGACGTCGTTGCGGACGGTGACGGCCGCCAGTGGGCAGCCCGGCTTGACCAGCACCTCCAGCGCCCAGTGCCGCTGCTCGGCGATCGGCAGCAGACCGGAGATCCACTGCCCGGCGTGCGAGTCGCCGAGCAGCACGATCCGGTCCGGGCTCCGCTCGTCGCCGAACAGGCAGCGCGGGCTGTTCTCGGCGGCCAGCGGGATCTCGCAGTCCCGGCCGGGCGGGAAGTCCGTCCTGGCCCGGGCCAGCGACGGCGTGAGGGTGAGCACCCGGGTGCCGGGCGCGAGCAGGTCGGCGCCGTCCGCCGCGCCGCTCGGCGGGCGCACGCCCTCGGCGCTGCCGAGCGCCCGGACGGTACCGCCGCCCAGGGTGAGCCCGGCGATCAGCGGGACGGCCAGCGCGGCCGCTGCGATCGACAGCCCGCGGCGCGGGGCAGTCGAGCCGCGCCGCAGCGGCTCCTCCACCAGGCGCAGGGTCAGCCAGGCGGGTACCGCGCTCGCCAGGGTGAGCGCGCCGAGGGCGGTCCACGGCAGCGGACCGAACCGCGCCTCGGCGATCGTCAGCACGGGCCAGTGCCAGAGGTACCAGGGATAGGAGAGCCGCCCGACGGCGCGCAGCGGACGGGTGGCCAGCAGCCGGCCGATCTCCGTCCGGCCGGCCGGGCGTCCGCTCCCGCCGGCCAGCAGGACGGCGGCCGTGCCGACGGCGGGCAGCAGCGCGGCGGTGCCGGGGAAGGGCGTGGCCCGGTCGTACCAGCGGACGGCGGCCAGCACGGCGGCCGCGCCGAGCCACCCCAGCAGGCACATGGCCGCCCGCCCGGTACGGGACCGGCCGTGCGGTGCGCCGGCGGCGGCGGACCGCAGGGCGAGCCGGCGTGCGAGCAGTGCGGCCGCGCCCCCGGCCGCGAACTCCCAGAGCCGGCTGGCGGTGGAGAAGTAGCCGAGCGGCGCGGACTGCGCCGTCCAGCGCAGGCAGAGCAGCAGCGAGCCCGCGCCGACGGCCAGGGTGACCAGCCAGGTCAGCGCCGTCCGGCGGCGCGGCAGCAGCCGGCCGAGGCCGAGCAGCAGCACGCCCCAGAGGGCGTAGAACTGGTTCTCCACGCCGAGCGACCAGAAGTGCTGCACGACGCTCGGGTCGCGGCCGGCGGCCAGGTAGTCGGTCTGCTGGCCGACGAAGCGCCAGTTGGCGAACTGGCCGGCGGCGGCGAGCAGGTCCCGGGCCAGGTCGGTGCCGCGCAAGGGGTCGAGCAGCAGCCCGCCGGCCAGGGCGGTGGCGACCAGCACGACGGCGGCGGCAGGAAGGATGCGGCGGGCCCGGCGGGCGGCGAAGTCGAGCAGGCCGAGCGGCCGGGCGACCAGCATCCCGGTGATCAGGAAGCCGGAGATGACGAAGAAGACGTCGACGCCGACGTATCCGCCGGTGACGCCGGGGACGGCCGCGTGGAAGCAGAGGACGGCGAGGACGGCGATCCCGCGCAGGCCCTCGATGTCGGGGCGGAAGGCGGCGGCCCGGGCGGTCGTGGCGACGGTGGTCGTCGCGGCGGTGGTCGTCGCGGCGCGGGTCGTGGCGACGGTGGTCGTGGCGGTGCCGGTCGTCGCGGTGCGGGCGGGGCTGGGTGGTACGGCCGTGGGCACGGCGGTGCTCCTTGCAAGGGGCTGGCAGCGGTCGGTGGACCGCCGGGCCGTGGGGGGCCGGGCGGCGGGCCGCGCCGGTGGGGCGACGCGCAAGGACGGTACGGGGTAGTGGACTTCGGGCCGGTGGCCGGAGCTGCGGCTCAGCTCCGGGCGGGTCGCCGGCCGGTGGTGCGGCCGGGGGTGCGGGCGGGGGTGCGGCCGGGGCCGTCCCCGCAGGGCGCGGCTGCGCCGGGGGCGGGTGCGGTGCTGACGGCTGCGGTGCGTACGGCTACGTCGGGCACGGGGCGTCGGGCACGGGGGCGTCGGGCACAGCAGCGTCCGGGGCGGGTGCCCGGCCGCGGCTCAGAGCAGCGGGTCGGCCCAGCCCGAGGCCAGCAGGCCGCCGAGGGCCATGACGGCGCTGACCGCGACCGCCTCCGCGCGGCCGAAACGCCCGCCGTCGGCCTGGCGGATCGGCGGTGGGACCTCGCCGGCCGCGCCGCGCAGCAGCGGCAGGAGGGTGCGGATCAGGGGCAGCACGGTGTAGGCGCTCAGACCGAGCAGCCCGGCGAGTGCCCAGTAGGGCTGCCAGCCGTGGGCCGCGACGGCCCGGCCGAGTCCGACGGCGGCGGCCAGCAGGCAGAGGGTCAGCCAGCCGACGCCGATCCGGGCGACCGTCCGGGCCAGCGCGGTGCTTCCGCTGACCGCGCCGGTCGGCACCCAGTCGGCGCTGCGGCGGCGCAGCGCGTGCCCGAGGGCGACCACGTGGCAGAGCCCACCGAGGAGTTGGACCCGGGTGACCTCGAAGCGCCAGCGGGTCCGGGAGGCGGCCGGCAGCAGCACCAGGGCGACCCACAGCGGCGGCAGGAAGGGCAGGACCTGCCAGGGGGCGATCTCGGTGGGCGCGAAGAAGAGCATGATCAGGGCCGGCAGGGGCACCGCGAAGACGTTCACCGCACTGCTCAGGTAGCCGAGGATGCCGTTCCAGAAGCAGAGCCGGGCCGAGCGCGGCAGCGGCCCGCGCCGGAAGCCGGGGTCGCGCAGCAGGGCCAGCGAGCCGAGGCACCAGCGGTACTGCTGGCTGATGAAGGCGGGCAGGCCGGTGGGCGACATGCCTTTGGCGACCAGGACGGGAACGTAGCGGGTGCTCCAGCCCTGGTTGGCCAGCGCCAGCCCGGTGTAGAGGTCCTCGCTGTGGTCGTACTCGGCGAATCCGCCGACTCCCGCCAGTGCCTCGCGCCGGTAGAGGGCGTTGGTGCCGCAGCAGACGGTGGCGTCCTGGATGTCCCTGGAGGGCTGGATCCAGCGGTAGAAGATCTCCTGGGTGGCTCCGGCGGCGCGCTCCAGCCAGGACATCGAGGGGTCGGTGTCGAAGCACTGCGGGCTTTGCACGATGCCGACCCGCGGCCCGTCGAGGTAGGGCACCAGGTGGTGCAGGAAGTCCGCGCGCGGGCAGAAGTCGGCGTCCAGGACGGCGATGATCTCGCCGTCGCCCTCGGCCAGGCCGTGGTTGAGGTTACCGGCCTTCTTGAACCGGCCGCGGTCCGGGCGCGCCCGGTAGCCGAAGCCGTAGGACTCGGCGAGCCGGCGGACCTCCGGGCGGTCGGCGTCGTCCAGGACGAGCACGGTGAGGGCGCCGGGCCAGCGCACCGCGGCGGTGTGGCGGTAGGCGTTGTCGAGCACGGTGAGGGGTTCACCGCAGGTGGGCAGCAGGATGTCGACTCCGGGGTGGTGCGCGGGCCGGGCCCGGAGCAGCAGTTCGTGCGAGTCCTGGGTGTAGCGGCGCCGGCGCTGCCCGTCGCCGAGCGAGAGCGTCCAGGTGGCGGCGTTCAGCACGAGCAGCAGCAGGAAGGGCCAGAGCAGCGGGTGGCGCAGGGCGAAGAGGCCGAGCGTCACGGTGGCACCGGCGTAGGAGAGGGTCGCCAGCAGCGGGACCCAGCGGCGCTGCGGGCCGAAGTACCAGTAGAGCTCCTCGTCGTCCGGCGGGGCGGGCAGGCGCTGGGCTCCGGGCTGCCGGCCGGGCGCCTGACGGTGGACGGGCTCGGTGCTCCCCCCGGGCCCCCGGGGCTCGGGGCTCCCGGGTTCATGGTCGTTCGCGCGGCCTGGACCGGTCGCGGGCATGGCGGTGCCATGGAGTACGGGCATGCGGACGTGGCCCCCCTGGGCTTGAAACGGAACTGTGCCGTATGGCCCCACCCTCTCACATTGGCCTAGACCATTCATGAACAAGGTATGAACCTCGCCCCCTTGCCCGCCAGCGGTTTTGACGCTACGTCACCGCCGTTCCCCTCGCCCGGCGCACGTCAACGACCGCGGACGCGGGGACCGTCCGGGCCCGGGCCGGGCCGGCGCGGGCCCGGACGGCACCCGCGCCGGCGCCGCCAACACGGCCGGTCCGCGGCCCCCGCCGAACCCTCAGAGGCTCTTCACCAACGTCTCGAACCGCAGATCCGGCCGCCGCGGGATGCCGAAGCGCTCGTCGCCGTACGGGAACGGCGAGTAGATCCCGGTCCGGCTGAAGCCCCGGCGCTCGTACCAGGCGATGAGTTCGGCGCGCTGCTCGATCACCGTCATCTCCAGCGCGGCGACGCCCCACTCCTCGCGGGCGATCCGCTCGGCCTCGGCGAGGACCGCCCGGCCGATCCCGCCGCCCTGCAGGCCCGGGCGGACCGAGAACATGCCGAAGTAGGCGCGGTCGCCACGGTGTTCGAGCTGGCAGCAGGCCAGCACCTGGCCGGCCCGCTCGGTGACCAGCAGGACGCTGTCGGGCTTGCCGATCACTTCGGCGACGCCGTCCGCGTCGGTCCGCCGGCCGTCCAGCAGGTCGGCCTCGGTGGTCCAGCCTGCCCGGCTGGCGTCGCCGCGGTAGGCCGACTCGACCAGCTCGACCAGCACCGGCACATCGGCCGGGACGGCCGGGCGGAACACGGTTCGGTCGTCGGTCTGCTCGGGTGCCACGGTGCACCGTCCTCTCGTCGTACGCGGAGGCCGGCTCGGGCACCGGCCTCCCGGCATCGTGCCACAGGCCCGGTCAGGGCCCGGAGGGGCCGTCGGTCAGGGCCCGGAGGGGCCGTCGGTCAGGGCCCGGAGGGGCCGTCGCCGGGGTCCGGGCCGACGGCCCGGCGCGATCCCGGCGGGCACTGCGCCGGGCGGGGGGAACCTGGCAGCCGTTCAGGTGTGTCCGCGGGTACCGCCCGCCGGGGGCGGGTACCCCTCCAGCTCCTTCCGAGCAGGCGCCGCGAATCCCGCGCGCCCCGGCACCGAGGAGTGTTCATGCCCCGTACGTCCCGCGCCGCCCGCGCAGCCGCCGCCCGCCCGCCCGGCCACCGGCCGGCCCGCTCGCGGCGCTTACCTCGGGTGGCCGCGGCCGCCCTCGCGGCCGGCGCGCTGCTGGGCGGCGCCACCGCCCCGGCACAGGCGCAGCCCACCCGGCCGCTGCCGATCATCCTGCACCCCGACCTGGACCACGCGGGCTCGACGGTGGCCCTCCACGAGGGGCGGTCGACCAGTCCGGTCGCCCGGCCGCGGGCCGTCCAGACCCAGGGGATGGACGTCTCCAGCTACCAGGGCGACGTGAACTGGGACGCGGCGGTGTCCAACGGCGCCCGGTTCGCGTACCTCAAGGCCACCGAGGGCACCACCTACCTCAACCCGTACTTCTACGCGCAGAGCGGCGGCTCCTTCGTGGCCGGCGTGATCCGCGGGGCGTACCACTTCGCGCTGCCGAACCTCTCCGGCGCGGCCGCGCAGGCGAACTTCTTCGTCGACCACGGCGGTGGCTGGACGCCAGACGGCCTGACCCTGCCGCCGGCGCTGGACATCGAGTACAACCCGTACGGCGCGGACTGCTACGGCCTCAGCCAGAGCGCGATGGTGAACTGGATCCGCGAGTTCAGCGACACCGTCCACGACCGGACGGGCCGCTACCCGGTGATCTACACCACCACCGCGTGGTGGAGCAGCTGCACCGGCAACAACTCCGGCTTCGGCGCGACCAACCCGCTCTGGGTGGCCCGGTACGCGAGCAGCGTGGGCACGCTGCCGGCCGGCTGGGGCTTCCAGACCATCTGGCAGTACGCCGACTCGGGCTCCCTCCCCGGCGACCAGGACTGGTTCAACGGTCCGTACGACCGGGTGCAGGCGCTCGCCAACGGCTGAGTCCGGCGCCGTGGCTCCGGCGCCGTAGCTCCGGCGGTCGCCCGGCGGGCGGCGACCGGCGGGCGGCCCCGGAGGCGGCCGGCGGGCGGCCCCGGAGGCGGCCGGCGGCCGGCCGGACCGGCGCTGAGCAGGCCCGCGACCGGGGCGGCGCCCTACGCCCGTAGACCGCCCGCCGCCTCGGCGGACGGCGCGGCGGGCGGAGCCCGCGGGAAGCTCCGGCGAACTCCCGGCAGAACCCTCACCACTGTGGCGGGTACATGGCTACTCTCGTAGCGGCAACCGCGCGGACACCGTGCGGTCCGTACACGACCATGCCCAGGACCAGAGGAGTGTTCATGCACAGCACTTCCCGCTCCGCCCGCACAGTCAGCACCGGCACCGCACCTCTCCCCACCGCACCCGCCCCGGCCGCTCCCACCCCCACCGCACCCGCCCCGCCGGCCGGCCGCGACGCAGGCGCCCGCACCCGGCGCCTGCCGCGGCTGGCCGCCGCCGCGCTCGCCGCCGGCGCCCTGCTGGCCGGCGGTGCCGCACCCGCGCAGGCGGCGCGGCCCGCACCCGTCCTGCACCCCGAGCAGGACTTCGCCGGCTCGACCGTCGCCGCCCACGAGGGGAGAGCCGGCCTGCCCGACGCACGGTCACTGGCGGCCCAGACCAAGGGCATGGACGTCTCCAGCTACCAGGGCAACGTCGCCTGGAGCACGGCCGCGGCGAACGGCGCCAGGTTCGCCTACGTGAAGGCCACCGAGGGCACCACCTACACCAACCCCTACTTCACCCAGCAGTACAACGGCTCCTACAGCGCCGGCCTGATCCGCGGCGCGTACCACTTCGCACTGCCGAACGTCTCCGGCGGCGCCGCCCAGGCGAACTGGTTCGTCGGGCACGGCGGCGGCTGGTCCGGCGACGGGAAGACCCTGCCGCCGGCGCTGGACATCGAGTACAACCCCTACGGCGCGACCTGCTACGGCCTCAGCCAGAGCGCGATGGTGAACTGGATCCGCGAGTTCAGCAACACCGTCCACAGCCGGACGGGCCGCTACCCGACGATCTACACCACAGCAAACTGGTGGAGCACCTGCACCGGCAACAACTCCGGCTTCGGCGCGACCAACCCGCTCTGGGTGGCCCGGTACGCGAGCAGCGTGGGCACCCTGCCGGCCGGCTGGAGCTACCAGACCATCTGGCAGTACGCCGACTCCGGCACCCTGCCCGGTGACCAGGACTGGTTCAACGGCGCGTACGACCGACTGCAGGCCCTCGCCAAGGGCTGAGCCCCGCCCAGGAGGGGCGGCCCGGCGCGACCGACCCGCCGGCCCGCCCCTCCGTCGCGAAGCCGACGGGCCGGGGCCGGACGAGTCAGGCCAGCACGAACAAGAGCCGGACGAGTCGGGGCGGGACCGGTCAGAGCCGGGCGCCCAGCATCCGCAGCACCAGCTCGCCGTAGCGCCGGCCCAGTTCCTGCGGGGACTCGCTGCTGCGCCCGGTGTACCAGCGCGAGACGTCGATCCCGAGCGAGGTGACCGCCCGGGCGGCGGTCTTCACCTCGGCCACCTCGAAGAGGCCCGCCGCCAGGCCGTCCGCGATGATCCCGCTGACCTCACGCTCGATGTCCAGCCGCAGGCCGGCGACCACCGCGTAGTCCTCGGAGGGCAGGGCGTGCAGCTCGTAGTTGACCACCCGGCCCACCGTGCGGCCCTGGGCGTGCCAGCTGGTGAAGTCCTCGACCAGCCGGCGCATCCGCTCCACCGGGCCGCCGTCGGCACCGGCGGCGGCCCGGACCAGCTCCAGGGTGGCGGCGTGGCCGGCCCGGCTGATCTCGGCGAGCAGCGCCGCCTTGGACGGGTAGTGGATGTAGAGCGCGGCGGGGCTCATCCCGGCCGCGGTGGCGATGTCCCGGGTGGTGGTCGCGTGGTAGCCACGCTCGGCGAACGCCTCGACGGCCGCCGCCAGCAAGCGGTACGCGGCCTCGGGGCGGGGCCCGGCTCCGCCGGGGAGCGTGGTCCAGAGGTCGGCGATCGGCGTGCTGGTCATGGCGCCATCCTCCCAGAACTGCGCTGCGGGCCCACGGCCCGGCCCGGAGCCACCGGGGACTGTTGACAGGGTCTCGCACCGACAGCATGCTAAGCAAGCGCTTAGTCACTCCTGTTCCACCCCGCTCACCCCCCGCGGACGCCGTACTCCCCCCGGCCCGCCGGACGCGAAAGGACCCTCAGTGGTGCACTCCTTCAAGGGCCAGGTGGCCGTCGTCACCGGAGCCAGCCGCGGGATCGGCCTCGGCATCGCACGCGAGCTGGTGGCCCGCGGCGCCAAGGTCTGCGTCACGGCCCGGGGCGCCGACGCGCTGGCCGAGGCCGTCCAGGACCTCGGCGGACCGGAGGTCGCCATCGGGGTCGCCGGCAAGGCCGACGACCCCGCCCACCAGGAGGAGGCCGTCAGCCGCACCATGGCGGCGTTCGGACGGCTCGACCACCTGGTCAACAACACCGGCATCAACCCGGCCTACGGCCCGGTGCTCGGCACCGACGACGCCCTCGCCGCGAAGATCCTGGCGGTCAACGTGCTCGCCCCGCTGGCCTGGACCCGCCGGGCGCACGCCGCCTGGATGGGCGAGCACGGCGGCTCGGTGGTCAACGTCGCCTCGATCGCCGGCATCCGCTCCTCCGCGGGCATCGGCATGTACGGCGTCAGCAAGGCGGCCCTGATCCGCCTCACCATGGAGCTGGCCGCCGACCTCGGCCCGCGGATCCGGGTCAACGCCGTCGCCCCCGCCGTGGTCAAGACGAAGTTCGCCGAGGCGCTGTACGAGGGCCGCGAGGAGGAGGTCGCGGCCGCCTACCCGCTCGGCCGGCTCGGGCTGCCCGAGGACGTCGCCGGGGCGGTCGCCTTCCTGCTCTCCACCGACGCCGCCTGGATCACCGGGCAGACCGTGGTCGTCGACGGCGGCGTGACCCTCGGCGGCGGACTGTGAACCCGGGCACCCCGGAACTCTCCGGCCAGGACCTCTCCGGGCAGGGCGTGGTGGTGACCGGCGCCGGCCGGGGCATCGGCGCCGCCCTCGCCCGGGCCTTCGCCGCGGCCGGCGCCCGGGTGGTCGTCAACGACCTCGACGCGGCGGCCGCGGCGGCCGTCGCCAAGGAATGCGGCGGCGTGGCCGCACCCGGCGACGCGGCGGGCGAGCAGGGCGTGGCCGCGCTGGTCGCCCAGGCCCGCGAGGCACTCGGCGAGATCGACGTCTGGTGCGCCAACGCCGGGGTCGCCCCGACCGGCGGCGCCGACGCACCGGCGGCCGCCTGGGCCCTGGCCTGGGAGGTCAACGTGCTCGCGCACGTCCGGGCCGCCGACCTGCTGCTCCCCCGCTGGCTGGAGCGCGGCTCCGGCCGCTTCGTCGCCACCGTCTCGGCCGCCGGGCTGCTCACCAGCCTCGGCTCCGCGCCGTACGCCGTCTCCAAGCACGGCGCGCTGGCCTTCGCCGAATGGCTGGCCGCCACCTACCGCCACCGCGGCCTGCGGGTGCACGCGGTCTGCCCGCAGGGCGTGCGCACCGACATGCTCAGCTCCACCGGCGCGATGGGCGAGATCCTGCTCGCCCCGACCGCCATCGAGGCCGAGGAGGTCGCCGGGGCGGTCCTGGCGGGCCTGCGCGACGAGCGCTTCCTGATCCTCCCGCACCCCGAGGTCGCCGAGTACTACACCCACCGGGCCACCGACCCGGACCGCTGGCTCGGCGGCATGAACAAGCTGCAGCGCGCACTGGAGAAGGGCGGGGCCGCATGAGGGCCTGGCAGGTCGACGAACTGGGCGAGCCGAGCGAGGTGATGCGCCTGCGCGAGCCGGCCGGCAAGCCCGAGCCCGGGCCCGGCCAGGTGCGGGTGCGGGTCCGCGCGGCGGCGGTGAACTTCCCCGACGCCCTGATGGTGCGCGGCCACTACCAGGTGCGCCCGCCGCTGCCGTTCACCCCGGGCGTCGAACTCTGCGGCGTGGTCGAGGCCCTGGGCGAGGGCGTGAGCGACCTGACCCCGGGCGACCGGGTGATCGGCAACCCCGTGCTGCCCGGCGGCGCCTTCGCCGAGTACGCCCTGCTGGAGGCCGCCGCCGTGTTCGCCGCACCGGACGCGCTGGACGACGCGGAGGCGGCCGCCCTGCACATCGGCTACCAGACGGCATGGTTCGCGCTGCACCGCCGGGCCGCGCTGCGCCCCGGCGAGACACTGCTGGTGCACGCGGCGGCCGGCGGCGTGGGCAGCGCGGCCGTCCAGCTCGGCAAGGCGGCCGGCGCCCGGGTGATCGGGGTGGTCGGCGGCGCCGCCAAGGCGGCGGTGGCCCGGGAGCTCGGCGCCGATCTGGTGGTCGACCGGACGGCCGAGGACTTCGTCGCGGTGGTCAAGGAGGCCACCGGCGGTCGCGGCGCCGACGTCGTCTTCGACCCGGTCGGCGGCGACGCCTACACCGGCTCCACCAAGTGCGTCGCCTTCGAGGGCCGGATCGTCGTGGTCGGCTTCGCCGCCGGGCAGATCCCCGCTCCCGCCCTGAACCACGCGCTGGTGAAGAACTACTCGATCCTCGGACTGCACTGGGGCCTCTACAACACCCGCGACCCGCGGGCCGTCCGGGCCGCCCACGAGGAGCTGTGCAAGCTCGCCGAACAGGGTGTGGTCCGCCCGCTGGTGAGCGCCCGGCTGCCGCTGGCCGAGGCGGCGGCGGGCGTCCAGCTGGTCGCCGACGGGCGCAGCACCGGCCGGGTGGTCGTGCTCGGCGACTGAACCGGGCGGGGCCCGCGCGGACGGCCCCGCCGCGGGCGGATTCGCGGGCTTCGGCGCCCCGGCGCCCGTACCCGGGCGCGCCTCGGGGGCCGGCGGTGGTGACCGCCGGCCCCCGTAGGGTGGACCGCCCGCCGCGTCAGGCGCGGCCGGCCGCCTTCTGGGTGCGCCGGGAGAGCGAGTCGACCACGACCGCGGCCAGCAGCACCGCACCGGTGATCATGAACTGGATGGCGTTGCTCACGCCCATGATGTTCATGCCGGACTGGATCGAGCCGATCACCAGCGCACCGAGCAACGCGGACCAGGTGCTGCCGCGTCCGCCGAAGAGGCTGGTCCCGCCGATGACGGCGGCCGCGATGCAGTTCATCAGCAGGTTGCCGCCGCCGGAGGTCTGGCTGGCCGACTGGATCTGGGCCGCCAGGAAGAGGCCGCCCACCGCCGCCATGGTGGAGCAGATCATGAAGACCGAGATCCGGATCCACGAGACGTTGATACCGGCCCGGCGGGCGCCCTCGATGTTGCCGCCG
Protein-coding regions in this window:
- a CDS encoding GNAT family N-acetyltransferase yields the protein MAPEQTDDRTVFRPAVPADVPVLVELVESAYRGDASRAGWTTEADLLDGRRTDADGVAEVIGKPDSVLLVTERAGQVLACCQLEHRGDRAYFGMFSVRPGLQGGGIGRAVLAEAERIAREEWGVAALEMTVIEQRAELIAWYERRGFSRTGIYSPFPYGDERFGIPRRPDLRFETLVKSL
- a CDS encoding SDR family oxidoreductase, which produces MVHSFKGQVAVVTGASRGIGLGIARELVARGAKVCVTARGADALAEAVQDLGGPEVAIGVAGKADDPAHQEEAVSRTMAAFGRLDHLVNNTGINPAYGPVLGTDDALAAKILAVNVLAPLAWTRRAHAAWMGEHGGSVVNVASIAGIRSSAGIGMYGVSKAALIRLTMELAADLGPRIRVNAVAPAVVKTKFAEALYEGREEEVAAAYPLGRLGLPEDVAGAVAFLLSTDAAWITGQTVVVDGGVTLGGGL
- a CDS encoding TetR/AcrR family transcriptional regulator, with the translated sequence MTSTPIADLWTTLPGGAGPRPEAAYRLLAAAVEAFAERGYHATTTRDIATAAGMSPAALYIHYPSKAALLAEISRAGHAATLELVRAAAGADGGPVERMRRLVEDFTSWHAQGRTVGRVVNYELHALPSEDYAVVAGLRLDIEREVSGIIADGLAAGLFEVAEVKTAARAVTSLGIDVSRWYTGRSSESPQELGRRYGELVLRMLGARL
- a CDS encoding acyltransferase family protein is translated as MPTAVPPSPARTATTGTATTTVATTRAATTTAATTTVATTARAAAFRPDIEGLRGIAVLAVLCFHAAVPGVTGGYVGVDVFFVISGFLITGMLVARPLGLLDFAARRARRILPAAAVVLVATALAGGLLLDPLRGTDLARDLLAAAGQFANWRFVGQQTDYLAAGRDPSVVQHFWSLGVENQFYALWGVLLLGLGRLLPRRRTALTWLVTLAVGAGSLLLCLRWTAQSAPLGYFSTASRLWEFAAGGAAALLARRLALRSAAAGAPHGRSRTGRAAMCLLGWLGAAAVLAAVRWYDRATPFPGTAALLPAVGTAAVLLAGGSGRPAGRTEIGRLLATRPLRAVGRLSYPWYLWHWPVLTIAEARFGPLPWTALGALTLASAVPAWLTLRLVEEPLRRGSTAPRRGLSIAAAALAVPLIAGLTLGGGTVRALGSAEGVRPPSGAADGADLLAPGTRVLTLTPSLARARTDFPPGRDCEIPLAAENSPRCLFGDERSPDRIVLLGDSHAGQWISGLLPIAEQRHWALEVLVKPGCPLAAVTVRNDVLGRTFTECDRWRENTLARLASGPAPRLIVLSGLNRYGGAGERADGWRHTLDRLSALGAPLAYLADTPMPGKDIPTCLAASDGRSDACFFPRDTAFEADPLLAGGLAARYGIRVLDVGPVLCPGTGPDCPAVLQGVLLYRDSGHITDTLASVLSPRLERGLGGLLPE
- a CDS encoding lysozyme; the protein is MPRTSRAARAAAARPPGHRPARSRRLPRVAAAALAAGALLGGATAPAQAQPTRPLPIILHPDLDHAGSTVALHEGRSTSPVARPRAVQTQGMDVSSYQGDVNWDAAVSNGARFAYLKATEGTTYLNPYFYAQSGGSFVAGVIRGAYHFALPNLSGAAAQANFFVDHGGGWTPDGLTLPPALDIEYNPYGADCYGLSQSAMVNWIREFSDTVHDRTGRYPVIYTTTAWWSSCTGNNSGFGATNPLWVARYASSVGTLPAGWGFQTIWQYADSGSLPGDQDWFNGPYDRVQALANG
- a CDS encoding lysozyme; this encodes MHSTSRSARTVSTGTAPLPTAPAPAAPTPTAPAPPAGRDAGARTRRLPRLAAAALAAGALLAGGAAPAQAARPAPVLHPEQDFAGSTVAAHEGRAGLPDARSLAAQTKGMDVSSYQGNVAWSTAAANGARFAYVKATEGTTYTNPYFTQQYNGSYSAGLIRGAYHFALPNVSGGAAQANWFVGHGGGWSGDGKTLPPALDIEYNPYGATCYGLSQSAMVNWIREFSNTVHSRTGRYPTIYTTANWWSTCTGNNSGFGATNPLWVARYASSVGTLPAGWSYQTIWQYADSGTLPGDQDWFNGAYDRLQALAKG
- a CDS encoding glycosyltransferase family 2 protein yields the protein MPVLHGTAMPATGPGRANDHEPGSPEPRGPGGSTEPVHRQAPGRQPGAQRLPAPPDDEELYWYFGPQRRWVPLLATLSYAGATVTLGLFALRHPLLWPFLLLLVLNAATWTLSLGDGQRRRRYTQDSHELLLRARPAHHPGVDILLPTCGEPLTVLDNAYRHTAAVRWPGALTVLVLDDADRPEVRRLAESYGFGYRARPDRGRFKKAGNLNHGLAEGDGEIIAVLDADFCPRADFLHHLVPYLDGPRVGIVQSPQCFDTDPSMSWLERAAGATQEIFYRWIQPSRDIQDATVCCGTNALYRREALAGVGGFAEYDHSEDLYTGLALANQGWSTRYVPVLVAKGMSPTGLPAFISQQYRWCLGSLALLRDPGFRRGPLPRSARLCFWNGILGYLSSAVNVFAVPLPALIMLFFAPTEIAPWQVLPFLPPLWVALVLLPAASRTRWRFEVTRVQLLGGLCHVVALGHALRRRSADWVPTGAVSGSTALARTVARIGVGWLTLCLLAAAVGLGRAVAAHGWQPYWALAGLLGLSAYTVLPLIRTLLPLLRGAAGEVPPPIRQADGGRFGRAEAVAVSAVMALGGLLASGWADPLL